GTGATTCAATTATCATTGTAATCAGTCTATTTCTTTATTTCCAAGGGGATTGTGTTCAATCTGTCCATTATTCagtcatttttatatttgcaaCCTCAAAGTTAATTCTGAGCCATaattgtttttaacaaaaatagtttGAGTTATTTCTTTTAACAAGAATGGTTCCTAGCTAGTTGAGATTGATTTGGTAGTGTAAAACTGAAATGCATTTGGAACGCACACATTCAATTCAAACTTTCTGATTTGTCCTATCAACAACATAGCCATAAACCAGAGTCATTCATTATACAGGCTGTGTAGTCTTAACCATCCCGCCCATACCCATGATTGAAAGTGTTGATAGCTGGCTTCAATTGTAAGTGTCAGTTGTCATCAAATTAAGGATAATTTCTGTCATTATCTCTTCCATAAATGACAGTTTCAGTCACCAAAGATTTTGATGGCAATATCTGTGACACTTTACTACCTGATCCAACCCCAAGACCACTAGCCTCTTTCAAACCAAGATCACCCTTTTGGCTTGAGAGAAATTCAAGGTCAGCAAGGACTTGTTTCATCCTTGATTCAATTTTCATGTTAAATGAACTGAAAGATGTTTGGAAGAAACTCGATTCCTTGCAGGTACAGGTTTGAGATTCAGAATCATTCTCCACAGCCCATTTGTTGATTTCATAGTCTATTTCATCCAACAGATCCTCTGCATCAAACATAGCATCTGCTACGATTAGAGGACTAAGCTATACTATGCTAACTACACTAAAAGGTGATTCATAATTTTTCTCTACCTTTCTTCGTTGCATTCATTCTATTTATAGGTGTATCAGCATCTTTGACAGCAACAAGCCACTCTCTCACCCTTGGATCCCTGAACTGCTTTTGTTCTGCATCATCAGCCAGAGCATCAATGGACCGTAGCTTCACCTTCAACTTGTTCAGTAGCTTCTCATCGAGTTTTCTTCCACGAAAGTATTCCAAAACCTGACGAGAAACCAGCCTATCAAAAACAACctgaaggaaagaagaaagaagagcaCCACCAACAAATTCTGCTGCCATGGCCGGAGAGGGAATGACCAAATTATAGAATAGAGGATTGTGAAAATTGCAAGTGCAGCTTGGTTATGTGATATGTGAACGACTAACTTCCTTGTTCGACTCTCTTTATTGACTAT
The nucleotide sequence above comes from Glycine soja cultivar W05 chromosome 11, ASM419377v2, whole genome shotgun sequence. Encoded proteins:
- the LOC114373258 gene encoding putative disease resistance RPP13-like protein 1; protein product: MAAEFVGGALLSSFLQVVFDRLVSRQVLEYFRGRKLDEKLLNKLKVKLRSIDALADDAEQKQFRDPRVREWLVAVKDADTPINRMNATKKEDLLDEIDYEINKWAVENDSESQTCTCKESSFFQTSFSSFNMKIESRMKQVLADLEFLSSQKGDLGLKEASGLGVGSGSKVSQILPSKSLVTETVIYGRDNDRNYP